The window TCCAGCAGCTGGGAACGACGAAGCACCACGCCAAGTGGCTCGACGACGTGCGCACCCTGAAGCTGCCGGGCGCGTTCGCCATGACCGAGATGGGACACGGGTCGGATGTCGCGGCCATCGGCACGACGGCCACCTATGACCCCGAAACCGATGAGTTCGTCATCCACACCCCGTTCCGCGCGGCGACCAAGGAGTTCCTCGGCAACGCGGCCCTGCACGGACGTGCCGCCACTGTCTTCGCACAGTTGATCACCGGCGGCGTCAACTACGGCGTGCACTGCTTCTTCGTGCCGATCCGCGACGAGAACGGCCAGAACCTGCCCGGGGTCAGCAGTGAAGACGACGGCGTCAAGGGTGGCCTGAACGGCATCGACAACGGACGCCTCGCATTCGACCACGTGCGCATCCCGCGCGAGAACCTGCTCAACCGCTACGGCGACGTCGCAGCCGACGGCACATACTCCAGCGACATCCCGAGCCCCGGCCGGCGCTTCTTCACCATGCTCGGCGCCCTCGTGCAGGGCCGCGTGTCGCTGGACGGGGCATCGACCACCGGTGCCGCCCTGGCCGAGTACATCGCCATCACGTATGCGAACCAGCGGCGCCAGTTCGACTCGGGCGCGGGCACCGACGAGGTCGTGCTGCTCGACTACGGCAAGCATCAGCGCCGCCTGCTGCCCCGCCTCGCGCAGACCTACGCGCAGTTCTTCTCGCACGACCAGTTGCTGCGCCGCTTCGACGGCGTCTTCGGCGGCGAGCACGACACCCCTGCTGAGCGCGAGGATCTCGAGACCCTTGCCGCGGCCCTCAAGCCGCTGTCGACCTGGAACGCGCTCGAGACGATCCAGGAATGCCGCGAGGCCTGCGGCGGCGCGGGCTTCATGGCCGAAAACCGCCTGGTCGACCTGCACCACGACCTCGACGTGTACGCCACATTCGAGGGCGACAACACCATCCTGCTGCAGCTGGTCGGCAAGCGTCTGTTGAGCGATTTCGCCAAGCAATTCAAGGGCAAGGATGCCGCATCCCTGGCCCGCTACGCCGTCGGGCAGACGGCCGGCAAGATCTTCCACGGTGCGGGGCTGCGCCAGCTCGGCCAGTCGGTCGCCGACTTCGGCTCGACCGCCCGCTCGGTCGAACTCGGGCTGCGCGCCGAGCAGCAGCATGAGCTGCTCGCCGGCCGCGTCGAGCAGATGGTCACCGACGTGGCCACCGCGCTGCGCCCGGCATCCAAGCTGAAGCCGGCAGAGGCGGCCGCGCTGTTCAACGAGCACCAGGCCGAACTCATCGAGGCCGCCCGCGCCCATGGCGAGCTGTTGCAGTGGGAGGCCTTCGCCGAGGCCGTCGAAGCCATCACGGATGCCGGTACCCGGCGCGTGCTCACGTGGCTTCGTGATCTGTTCGGGCTGCATCTGATCGAGAAGCACCTGGCGTGGTACCTCATTTCGGGGCGGCTCTCGGGCCAGCGCGCGGCATCCGTCTCTCGGTACATCGGCCGGCTGTGCACCCGGCTGCGTCCGCACGCGCAGGACCTCGTCGACGCCTTCGGGTTCGCGCCCGAGCACGTGCGTGCACCCATCGCGCTGGGCGGTGAGCAGCAGCGCCAGGACGAAGCGCGCGCCTACTACGCGGCGCTCGCGGCCTCGGGCGAGGCGCCGATCAGCGAGAAGACGCTGCGCAAGCAGAAGAAGTAACTCGCCGCAAAAGTCACAGAATGGTAACGTTCACGGATTCTGTGACAGGAAATCGTCTCTGCGTAGACGTACATAGTGAAGACGCCGTCGATCAGGCGGGTCGGGCTCG is drawn from Microbacterium protaetiae and contains these coding sequences:
- a CDS encoding acyl-CoA dehydrogenase, producing MVDVVRSKKPSVHKRTPAGGAPTAPRSAAEAQRADALEPRIDIAAVGELLLGTWADARRESREMIKDEAFWQIPGQPMPEHRERVLGQLHRFVDAGAAGRAYPVEHGGQGDNGGNLASFEELVLADPSMQIKAGVQWGLFGSAIQQLGTTKHHAKWLDDVRTLKLPGAFAMTEMGHGSDVAAIGTTATYDPETDEFVIHTPFRAATKEFLGNAALHGRAATVFAQLITGGVNYGVHCFFVPIRDENGQNLPGVSSEDDGVKGGLNGIDNGRLAFDHVRIPRENLLNRYGDVAADGTYSSDIPSPGRRFFTMLGALVQGRVSLDGASTTGAALAEYIAITYANQRRQFDSGAGTDEVVLLDYGKHQRRLLPRLAQTYAQFFSHDQLLRRFDGVFGGEHDTPAEREDLETLAAALKPLSTWNALETIQECREACGGAGFMAENRLVDLHHDLDVYATFEGDNTILLQLVGKRLLSDFAKQFKGKDAASLARYAVGQTAGKIFHGAGLRQLGQSVADFGSTARSVELGLRAEQQHELLAGRVEQMVTDVATALRPASKLKPAEAAALFNEHQAELIEAARAHGELLQWEAFAEAVEAITDAGTRRVLTWLRDLFGLHLIEKHLAWYLISGRLSGQRAASVSRYIGRLCTRLRPHAQDLVDAFGFAPEHVRAPIALGGEQQRQDEARAYYAALAASGEAPISEKTLRKQKK